In a genomic window of Roseimicrobium gellanilyticum:
- a CDS encoding BlaI/MecI/CopY family transcriptional regulator, with the protein MPSPRSKSATTKSAPTIPSISDAEWVVMTEFWRLAEATAKQIVAALEGKQHWKPRTVQSLINRLVQKQALGFRQEGREYIYRPLVGEAQCVHEASKTFVDRVFGGRLAPLLACFLEREEVTPKEIEEMRRLLKGDQK; encoded by the coding sequence ATGCCCTCGCCCCGTTCCAAGTCTGCCACGACGAAATCCGCCCCCACCATTCCTTCCATCTCCGATGCAGAGTGGGTGGTCATGACGGAATTCTGGCGCCTCGCTGAAGCTACTGCGAAGCAGATCGTCGCGGCCCTGGAGGGGAAGCAGCACTGGAAGCCGCGCACGGTGCAGTCGCTGATCAATCGCTTGGTGCAGAAGCAGGCGCTCGGCTTCCGGCAGGAGGGACGTGAGTACATCTACCGGCCACTCGTGGGGGAAGCACAGTGCGTGCATGAGGCGAGCAAGACTTTTGTAGACCGTGTATTTGGAGGCCGGCTCGCCCCGTTGCTGGCCTGCTTCCTCGAGCGTGAGGAGGTCACGCCGAAGGAAATCGAGGAGATGCGTCGCTTGTTGAAAGGAGATCAGAAATGA
- a CDS encoding DUF1549 and DUF1553 domain-containing protein, whose protein sequence is MHASLFLKVTRVVTVILLLASSSTVARDKEAVSWAFRPLYRPATPTVEHETWVRDDLDRFILAKLTEKKILPNLDADRTVLLRRATFDLTGLPPTEKELEDFLRDPANDDQAFAKAVDRLLQSPRFGERWGRHWLDVVRYADSVGRTMNAAFPFARRYRDYVIDAFNKDKPYNRFIAEQIAGDLLPAATPQEKSENTIATGMLTMASLDLSDGGELFRMDQVDDQIDVTTRAFFGLTVACARCHDHKTDAITQHDYYALAGIFYSSETWQGQRPKGDLGANGYVDVDALVRVPAAGPMVASNSSKGSVASSSSGGSSAGGADDSGMMDMQMNNGRYPVFFRYDATRAMGLAEGEPTDCPIAIKGDAYDRGEAPKRGDLQIPMLPALPVISGKASGRLELAKWIATPNHPLTSRVMVNRIWQHLFGRGIVRSVDDFGRTGEEPTHPELLDHLAVRFVENGWSVKQMIRSIMLSRTYRLSSKGDAAREELDGANDYFWRMNLRRLEMEAIRDSMFFMAGELNLERPEGTQVAGYGGKGKEARLRSLTPDDEPCRAVYLPVLRSLLTPMHETFDFPDPSQIKGLREVTTVAPQALFFLNGELSASLARAAAERLLEEEHKDDAARVQAAYVRILGRKPDASEITAARDMMKALDATGTARWSIFIQALMSSAEFRYLL, encoded by the coding sequence ATGCATGCGTCCTTGTTTCTGAAGGTGACCAGAGTGGTGACCGTGATCCTTCTGCTGGCGTCATCGTCCACCGTGGCTCGTGATAAAGAAGCGGTGTCGTGGGCCTTCCGCCCGTTGTATCGTCCGGCGACGCCGACGGTGGAGCATGAAACCTGGGTGCGTGATGACTTGGATCGCTTCATCCTCGCGAAGCTCACGGAGAAGAAGATTTTGCCGAATCTGGATGCGGACCGCACGGTCCTGCTGCGGCGTGCCACGTTTGATCTCACGGGTTTGCCACCCACGGAGAAAGAGCTGGAAGATTTCCTGCGGGATCCGGCCAACGATGATCAAGCTTTCGCGAAAGCGGTGGATCGCCTGCTGCAATCGCCGCGTTTTGGCGAGCGCTGGGGCCGCCACTGGCTGGATGTGGTGCGCTATGCGGACAGCGTGGGTCGCACCATGAATGCCGCATTTCCCTTCGCGCGACGGTACCGCGACTATGTGATCGACGCTTTCAACAAGGATAAGCCATACAATCGTTTCATTGCGGAGCAGATTGCAGGAGACCTGCTGCCTGCAGCCACACCGCAGGAGAAGTCGGAGAACACCATCGCCACCGGCATGCTCACCATGGCCTCGCTGGATCTCTCGGATGGCGGCGAGCTCTTCCGCATGGATCAGGTGGACGATCAGATTGATGTCACCACGCGAGCGTTCTTCGGTCTCACCGTGGCTTGCGCACGTTGCCACGATCACAAGACGGATGCCATCACCCAGCACGACTACTACGCGCTCGCGGGCATCTTCTACAGCAGCGAGACCTGGCAGGGTCAACGGCCCAAAGGCGACCTCGGTGCGAATGGCTATGTAGATGTGGATGCCCTGGTGCGCGTGCCCGCAGCGGGACCGATGGTGGCATCAAATAGCAGCAAGGGAAGCGTCGCATCGTCATCCAGTGGTGGCAGCTCTGCGGGAGGTGCTGACGACAGCGGCATGATGGACATGCAGATGAACAACGGGCGGTACCCCGTGTTCTTCCGCTATGATGCCACGCGTGCCATGGGGCTGGCCGAGGGTGAGCCGACGGATTGCCCCATCGCCATCAAAGGTGATGCCTATGATCGGGGGGAAGCGCCCAAGCGAGGTGACTTGCAGATTCCCATGCTGCCAGCGCTGCCGGTCATTTCAGGGAAAGCCAGCGGACGACTGGAACTCGCGAAATGGATTGCCACACCCAATCATCCGCTGACCTCACGCGTCATGGTGAATCGCATCTGGCAGCATCTCTTTGGCCGGGGCATCGTGCGCAGTGTGGATGACTTTGGACGCACCGGGGAGGAGCCCACGCATCCGGAACTGCTGGATCATCTCGCGGTGCGCTTCGTGGAGAATGGCTGGTCCGTGAAGCAGATGATCCGCAGCATCATGCTCAGTCGCACCTATCGCCTCAGCAGCAAGGGTGATGCTGCCAGGGAAGAGCTCGATGGCGCCAACGACTACTTCTGGCGGATGAACCTGAGGCGGCTGGAGATGGAAGCCATTCGTGATTCCATGTTCTTCATGGCAGGTGAACTGAACCTGGAGAGACCGGAGGGAACGCAAGTAGCTGGCTACGGAGGAAAGGGGAAAGAGGCGCGGTTGCGCAGTCTCACCCCGGATGATGAACCCTGCCGCGCCGTGTATCTGCCGGTTTTGCGGTCACTGCTCACTCCGATGCATGAGACATTTGATTTCCCGGATCCCAGCCAGATCAAGGGATTGCGTGAGGTCACTACCGTGGCACCGCAGGCCTTGTTCTTCCTGAATGGGGAACTCTCCGCCTCACTGGCGCGGGCTGCGGCGGAGCGTCTGCTGGAAGAAGAGCACAAGGACGATGCCGCACGTGTGCAAGCCGCCTACGTCCGCATTCTTGGACGCAAGCCGGATGCCTCGGAGATCACAGCGGCCCGCGATATGATGAAGGCACTTGATGCCACAGGCACCGCCCGGTGGAGCATCTTCATCCAGGCGCTCATGAGCAGCGCCGAGTTCCGCTATCTCCTGTAG
- a CDS encoding pectate lyase has product MRQGSPAFALPLLLAALFYGSAAACAAPPTRDSVTQALKRAVAFYHQKAASHGGYVYRYSADFTLREAEGIPAPDTIWIQPPGTPAVGDAFLEVYLATGDATCLKAATDAAHALTRTQLASGGWDYSGHFAEGTRTKVLYRRDASGKLLDRGNSPSGESGWHIWRERKYKDTNYSTLDDDVTQSAVRLLVRVDQALEFKDAEIHEAALYALDALVKAQYPCGAWSASFDVYPATSPDATRYPVKQASYPATWSRTWTKDFTGCYVTNDNMHATLIRTLLLAGQTYKEQRYLEAAKRAGDFLLLARMPEPQPAWAQQYDANMQPVWSRAFEPPAISGRESQAVMWSLLTLTAATGEKKYLEPLPAAISYLGKSKLPEGKLARFYELQTNKPLYFKRGPGGKGHELTYDDDRTASNYGWKWEPELDAIQRTMQRLQAGGVAPGLYQLPPLTTPTDAEAGEILASMNAEGAWAEAKDDRGIMRNAEGKKTSPPGGVLHSETFVKNVQQLCLWLKSKPR; this is encoded by the coding sequence ATGCGCCAAGGATCACCAGCGTTTGCATTGCCGCTGCTTCTTGCAGCGCTTTTCTATGGGAGCGCCGCAGCTTGCGCGGCGCCTCCCACGCGCGACAGCGTCACGCAGGCGCTGAAACGCGCGGTGGCTTTCTATCACCAGAAGGCGGCATCGCACGGTGGTTATGTGTACCGGTATAGTGCGGACTTCACGCTGCGTGAGGCGGAGGGCATTCCTGCTCCGGACACCATCTGGATTCAGCCTCCGGGCACACCGGCGGTGGGAGACGCGTTCCTTGAAGTGTACTTGGCGACGGGCGATGCCACCTGCCTCAAGGCGGCGACGGATGCCGCGCATGCGCTGACACGCACACAGCTTGCCTCCGGAGGCTGGGATTACTCCGGGCACTTTGCCGAAGGCACCCGTACCAAGGTGCTCTACCGCCGTGATGCGAGTGGAAAACTGCTGGACCGTGGCAATTCGCCGAGCGGTGAGTCTGGCTGGCACATCTGGCGTGAGCGCAAGTACAAGGACACGAACTACTCCACACTGGATGATGATGTGACGCAGAGCGCCGTGCGTCTGCTGGTGCGCGTGGATCAGGCGCTCGAGTTCAAGGATGCGGAAATTCACGAGGCCGCCCTCTATGCCCTGGATGCATTGGTGAAGGCGCAGTATCCATGCGGTGCGTGGTCGGCGAGTTTTGACGTCTATCCGGCCACATCTCCAGACGCCACACGCTATCCCGTGAAGCAGGCGTCCTATCCAGCCACGTGGTCGCGCACCTGGACGAAGGACTTCACCGGTTGCTATGTCACGAATGACAACATGCATGCCACGTTGATCCGCACCCTGCTGCTTGCGGGACAGACGTACAAAGAGCAGCGCTACCTCGAGGCGGCGAAGCGTGCCGGTGATTTCCTGCTGCTGGCTCGCATGCCCGAGCCACAGCCGGCCTGGGCGCAGCAGTATGATGCAAATATGCAGCCCGTGTGGAGCCGTGCCTTTGAGCCGCCGGCCATCAGTGGACGCGAGTCTCAAGCCGTGATGTGGTCACTGCTCACGCTGACGGCGGCCACAGGAGAAAAGAAGTATCTGGAGCCCCTGCCCGCCGCCATCAGCTACTTGGGCAAGTCGAAGTTACCGGAGGGCAAGCTGGCACGCTTCTACGAACTTCAGACGAACAAACCGCTGTACTTCAAACGTGGCCCTGGAGGCAAGGGGCACGAGCTCACCTACGACGATGATCGCACCGCCTCGAACTATGGCTGGAAGTGGGAGCCGGAACTCGACGCGATTCAGCGTACCATGCAGCGGCTGCAGGCTGGCGGCGTGGCGCCGGGGTTGTATCAGCTTCCACCGCTCACCACGCCCACGGATGCGGAGGCCGGCGAAATTCTTGCGAGCATGAATGCCGAAGGCGCCTGGGCAGAGGCGAAGGATGATCGGGGCATCATGAGAAATGCAGAAGGGAAGAAGACCAGCCCTCCCGGTGGCGTGCTGCATAGCGAGACTTTTGTGAAGAATGTCCAGCAGCTCTGCCTCTGGCTGAAATCCAAACCACGCTGA
- a CDS encoding M56 family metallopeptidase, which yields MNLPDSLTSGLVTAATWAWNTSLIILLPALVVLLLGRWQSFPARWRSWLAAIVVVRLLLPWVPEVSWRPSLEVPLQHAQVAPLTQRSEVSLPVEMVPIHQGLPDEGVAAERGHALSETTAVHERAFAMPSLWSMAVWLWLAGLVSVAAWIVYSHVVLHHLISRHRTRTDTGLFRELEWCQQRMGVAKGCGLWTVRGLPTMAVHGWLRPVILVPEGLSERFSAEEIRGMFLHELAHVRRGDLIWGRVLLAVCALHWFNPLVWLLARRMRADAELECDRIALEKLSHTQRSHYGEALLKTLENSLASVPVPAVPFFRHTKEIQTRIQMIALPRSSAVARYAALLIVPALACLTFTTASADPDGQPRSTEEKSKGDGEQAKTGPRDGEAKKDGPRDGEAKSTGPRDGEVKKTGPRDGEEKKSGPRDGEERKTGARDGEGKREGVRDGEAKKTGLRDGEGQKKGPRDGEGRKEGMRDGEGSTKRGARDGEAAKSGRDGAEGQAVVLLVTDKGEQVKIGNETIPVGRLRGYLSEHGAGMTLQVQADADVPDKAVAEVIDAARDNKVKVVSSRDGREGRGTKSASSEER from the coding sequence ATGAACCTGCCAGACTCGCTCACCTCAGGCCTTGTGACCGCAGCCACCTGGGCGTGGAATACCTCGCTCATCATCCTGCTGCCTGCTCTGGTTGTTTTGCTTCTTGGACGTTGGCAGAGTTTTCCGGCGCGCTGGCGCAGTTGGCTCGCTGCCATTGTGGTGGTGCGTTTGCTGTTGCCGTGGGTGCCGGAGGTTTCGTGGAGACCCTCGTTGGAAGTGCCGCTGCAGCATGCGCAGGTGGCCCCATTGACGCAGCGTAGTGAGGTGTCGCTGCCGGTGGAGATGGTCCCCATTCACCAGGGATTGCCTGACGAGGGAGTCGCGGCTGAGCGCGGACATGCGTTAAGTGAAACAACTGCGGTTCATGAAAGGGCCTTCGCCATGCCTTCACTGTGGTCGATGGCGGTGTGGCTCTGGCTCGCAGGCTTGGTGAGCGTCGCTGCATGGATCGTGTATTCGCATGTAGTCTTGCACCATTTGATTTCCCGTCATCGCACACGCACGGACACAGGTCTTTTTCGTGAACTGGAGTGGTGCCAGCAACGCATGGGCGTGGCAAAGGGCTGCGGTCTCTGGACGGTGCGCGGCCTGCCTACCATGGCTGTGCATGGGTGGCTGCGCCCGGTCATTCTGGTGCCGGAGGGCTTGAGCGAGCGATTCAGCGCCGAGGAGATTCGCGGGATGTTCCTGCATGAGCTTGCCCATGTACGCCGTGGCGACCTGATCTGGGGCCGTGTGCTGCTGGCGGTGTGCGCACTGCATTGGTTCAATCCACTTGTGTGGTTGCTGGCCCGCCGCATGCGGGCAGATGCGGAGCTGGAGTGCGACCGCATCGCGCTGGAGAAGCTCAGCCACACGCAGCGTTCGCATTATGGCGAGGCGCTGTTGAAGACTTTGGAAAACAGCCTCGCAAGCGTGCCTGTGCCTGCGGTGCCGTTCTTCCGTCACACCAAGGAAATCCAAACTCGCATCCAAATGATCGCACTGCCCCGCTCCTCTGCTGTGGCCCGCTATGCGGCCCTCTTGATTGTGCCTGCACTGGCCTGCCTCACTTTCACCACTGCCAGCGCAGATCCTGATGGCCAGCCAAGGAGCACGGAAGAAAAGTCCAAGGGTGATGGCGAGCAGGCAAAAACCGGACCTCGTGATGGCGAGGCGAAAAAGGATGGACCTCGGGATGGCGAGGCAAAGTCGACCGGCCCCCGGGATGGCGAGGTCAAAAAAACGGGCCCACGAGACGGTGAAGAGAAAAAATCCGGACCTCGCGATGGGGAGGAAAGGAAGACCGGCGCCCGCGACGGCGAAGGCAAGCGAGAAGGTGTGCGCGACGGGGAAGCCAAGAAGACCGGCCTTCGCGACGGAGAAGGGCAAAAGAAAGGACCCCGCGATGGTGAGGGAAGGAAGGAGGGCATGCGCGACGGGGAAGGCTCCACCAAGCGTGGCGCCCGAGATGGAGAAGCTGCCAAAAGTGGTCGCGATGGGGCTGAAGGTCAGGCCGTGGTGCTGCTCGTGACTGACAAGGGTGAACAGGTGAAGATTGGCAATGAAACCATTCCGGTGGGCAGGCTGCGTGGTTATCTCAGTGAGCATGGCGCCGGGATGACGCTCCAGGTGCAGGCTGATGCGGACGTGCCTGACAAGGCAGTGGCTGAGGTGATTGATGCGGCGCGTGACAACAAGGTGAAGGTGGTGTCGTCCAGAGACGGCAGGGAAGGTCGCGGCACGAAGAGTGCGAGCTCCGAAGAGCGTTAA